A window of Parcubacteria group bacterium contains these coding sequences:
- the rseP gene encoding RIP metalloprotease RseP — protein MLLTIIIFIVILGILVLAHEWGHFIVARRAGLIVEEFGFGFPPRLFSFKRGETLYSINLLPLGGFVKIMGEDGSGESNPRSFASKSVGIRSLITVAGVVMNFILGAVLLIIGFYIGLPQAIDAENAALARNIQIQIVLVAPNSPADTAGINFGDTIKYLKAGDKIININEIATLQNAVNKYLGKNITLGIERVGAPIEFKIVPRDNPPEGEGALGIALAKTGIVAYSWYESLWLGTKSAFVTTWMIVTGFFGILKNLIFNGVVPKEISGPIGIAVLAGQATSLGFIYLLQLTALISFNLAVLNLLPIPALDGGRLLFFAIEKIKGSRVNPKMENAIHSVGIVLLLILVALITYRDILKLL, from the coding sequence ATGTTATTAACAATCATTATATTTATAGTAATTCTGGGCATTTTGGTACTCGCCCATGAGTGGGGGCATTTTATCGTTGCCCGACGCGCCGGACTAATAGTTGAAGAATTTGGATTCGGATTTCCGCCACGGCTTTTTAGTTTTAAAAGAGGGGAAACTCTCTACTCAATTAACCTGCTCCCTCTGGGAGGATTTGTAAAGATAATGGGAGAAGACGGGAGCGGGGAGAGCAACCCCAGAAGTTTCGCGTCTAAATCCGTCGGCATAAGAAGCTTAATTACCGTAGCCGGCGTCGTAATGAATTTTATCCTAGGAGCGGTTCTTTTAATAATCGGGTTTTACATCGGCCTTCCTCAAGCAATTGACGCAGAAAACGCGGCACTTGCCAGAAATATTCAAATCCAGATCGTTTTAGTAGCTCCAAATTCCCCGGCCGATACCGCCGGTATAAACTTCGGCGATACAATAAAATATCTCAAAGCTGGCGATAAAATTATCAACATAAATGAAATCGCGACTCTTCAGAATGCCGTAAATAAATACTTAGGAAAAAACATAACTTTAGGAATAGAAAGAGTTGGAGCACCAATTGAATTTAAAATAGTACCGCGCGATAATCCGCCGGAAGGAGAAGGCGCGCTAGGAATTGCTCTCGCTAAAACCGGAATTGTCGCTTATTCTTGGTATGAAAGCTTGTGGTTAGGCACAAAGTCGGCTTTTGTCACGACCTGGATGATTGTAACCGGTTTTTTTGGAATTTTAAAAAATTTAATTTTTAACGGCGTTGTTCCAAAAGAGATTTCCGGCCCGATAGGTATTGCCGTTTTGGCGGGACAAGCCACAAGTCTTGGATTTATTTATTTACTCCAGCTTACGGCTTTAATTTCTTTCAATTTAGCAGTTTTAAATCTTTTACCCATTCCCGCTCTGGATGGAGGACGACTTCTGTTTTTCGCCATAGAAAAAATTAAAGGCAGCAGAGTCAACCCCAAAATGGAAAACGCCATCCACTCGGTCGGCATCGTTTTGCTCCTTATCCTCGTCGCG
- the frr gene encoding ribosome recycling factor encodes MEILENLKNNLKKINESFKAELSGIRVGRATPALVENMFVDYYGTKTPLKQLASISAPEPRMLIIEPWDKNAFSAIEKAILISGLGLNPIVDKNSIKIIIPQLTEERRDALTKIVNIKLEESKIQNRAKRDDTMKEISDLFSGKKIAEDEKFKLKEKTQTIVDEANKNLENISELKEKEIKEK; translated from the coding sequence ATGGAAATACTGGAAAATTTAAAAAATAATCTTAAAAAAATTAATGAATCATTCAAAGCCGAACTCTCCGGAATAAGAGTCGGCCGAGCCACGCCGGCACTTGTGGAAAATATGTTTGTTGATTATTACGGAACTAAGACGCCATTAAAGCAACTGGCATCAATTTCCGCGCCCGAACCTAGGATGCTTATAATAGAACCGTGGGATAAAAACGCTTTTTCGGCAATAGAGAAGGCAATTTTGATTTCAGGGCTTGGACTTAATCCCATTGTTGATAAAAACTCAATTAAAATAATTATTCCCCAGTTAACCGAAGAACGGCGAGATGCCCTAACTAAAATCGTAAATATAAAGTTGGAAGAATCGAAAATACAAAATCGCGCAAAAAGAGACGACACAATGAAAGAAATCAGCGATCTGTTTAGCGGAAAAAAAATTGCCGAAGATGAAAAATTCAAATTGAAAGAAAAAACTCAAACTATTGTCGACGAAGCCAATAAAAACCTTGAGAACATATCTGAATTAAAAGAAAAAGAAATAAAAGAAAAATAA